The following coding sequences lie in one Variovorax terrae genomic window:
- the cphA gene encoding cyanophycin synthetase, producing the protein MDISRTRALRGPNLWSRHTALEAIVACAEAERDIDALPGFEPRVRALFPAVGALRPGGHEGPVSLAHVLESAALELQAEAGCPVTFSRTAATLEAGVYQVVVQYSEEAVGRLALELAQALIHAALQDTCFDVEAAIAQLREMDEDERLGPSTGAIVDAAVARGIPYRRLTRGSMVQFGWGARQRRIQAAELDATSAVAESIAQDKDLTKKLLHAAGVPVPTGCLVGSADEAWEAAQRIGLPVVVKPQDGNQGKGVTVNIASREHLDVAYRAAAEYGSVMVETFLPGSDFRLLVVGRKLVAAARRDPPQVLGDGLHTVRELVEIVNQDPRRGEGHATSLTKIRLDEIALARLELQGFTADSIPPKGRRVILRNNANLSTGGTATDVTDDVHPDVAARAVAAAQMVGLHICGVDVVCESVLRPLEEQHGGIVEVNAAPGLRMHLSPSYGKGRPVGAAMIDELFGHGNDGRIPIVAVTGTNGKTTTTRLINHLLSASGLRTGMTNTDGVYVNGHQTDSGDCSGPKSARNVLMHPDVDAAVFEVARGGVLREGLGFDRCQVAVVTNVGMGDHLGLNYITTVEDLAVLKRVIVQNVAPQGWAVLNAADPIVAGMAASCPGQVIFFGGDRHNGVLAAHRAQNRRVVYLDGDTLVAAEGSWRERVALRDVPITRGGTIGFQIENVMAAVAAAWAVGLNWDTLRHGLASFVNDSSNAPGRFNVMDYRGATVIADYGHNPDAMHALVAAVNAMPSRRRSVVISGAGDRRDSDIRDQTVILGEAFDDVLLYQDAAQRGRADGEVMGLLREGLAQASRTRHIEEIHGEFLAIDTALARLQPGDLCLILVDQVEEALAHLARRVAEAPIAA; encoded by the coding sequence ATGGATATCTCCCGCACCCGGGCCCTGCGCGGCCCCAACCTCTGGAGCCGCCATACGGCGCTCGAAGCCATCGTCGCCTGCGCCGAAGCCGAGCGCGACATCGACGCCCTGCCCGGCTTCGAGCCACGCGTGCGCGCGCTGTTCCCCGCCGTCGGCGCCTTGCGCCCCGGCGGCCACGAGGGGCCGGTGTCGCTGGCCCACGTGCTCGAATCGGCGGCGCTGGAGCTGCAGGCCGAGGCCGGCTGCCCGGTCACCTTCAGCCGCACGGCCGCCACGCTGGAAGCCGGCGTCTACCAGGTGGTGGTGCAGTACAGCGAGGAAGCCGTGGGCCGCCTCGCGCTCGAGTTGGCGCAGGCCCTGATCCATGCCGCGCTGCAGGACACTTGCTTCGATGTGGAAGCCGCCATCGCCCAGCTGCGCGAGATGGACGAGGACGAGCGCCTGGGCCCGAGCACCGGCGCCATCGTGGACGCGGCCGTGGCGCGCGGCATTCCCTACCGCCGCCTGACGCGCGGCAGCATGGTGCAGTTCGGCTGGGGCGCGCGCCAGCGCCGCATCCAGGCCGCCGAGCTGGACGCCACCAGCGCCGTGGCCGAATCGATCGCCCAGGACAAGGACCTCACCAAGAAGCTGCTGCACGCGGCCGGCGTGCCGGTGCCCACGGGCTGCCTGGTCGGCAGCGCCGACGAGGCCTGGGAGGCCGCCCAGCGCATCGGCCTGCCGGTGGTCGTGAAGCCGCAGGACGGCAACCAGGGCAAGGGCGTGACCGTCAACATCGCGAGCCGCGAGCACCTCGACGTTGCCTACCGCGCCGCCGCCGAATACGGCAGCGTGATGGTCGAGACCTTCCTGCCGGGCAGCGATTTCCGGCTGCTGGTGGTGGGCAGGAAGCTCGTCGCCGCCGCACGGCGCGATCCGCCGCAGGTGCTGGGCGACGGCCTGCACACCGTGCGCGAGCTGGTGGAGATCGTCAACCAGGACCCGCGCCGCGGCGAGGGCCATGCCACCTCGCTGACCAAGATCCGGCTGGACGAGATCGCGCTGGCCCGCCTTGAGCTGCAGGGCTTCACGGCCGACTCGATTCCGCCCAAGGGCCGGCGCGTGATCCTGCGCAACAACGCCAACCTCAGCACCGGCGGCACCGCCACCGACGTGACCGACGACGTGCACCCCGACGTGGCGGCGCGCGCCGTGGCGGCCGCGCAGATGGTGGGCCTTCACATCTGCGGCGTGGACGTGGTCTGCGAGAGCGTGCTGCGCCCGCTCGAGGAGCAGCATGGCGGCATCGTCGAGGTGAACGCCGCGCCCGGGCTGCGCATGCACCTGTCGCCCTCGTATGGCAAGGGCCGCCCCGTGGGCGCGGCCATGATCGACGAGTTGTTCGGCCACGGCAACGACGGCCGCATTCCCATCGTGGCCGTGACCGGCACCAACGGCAAGACCACCACCACCCGCCTGATCAACCACCTGCTGTCGGCCAGCGGCCTGCGCACCGGCATGACCAACACCGACGGCGTCTACGTCAACGGCCACCAGACCGACAGCGGCGACTGCAGCGGCCCCAAGAGCGCGCGCAACGTGCTGATGCACCCCGACGTGGACGCCGCCGTGTTCGAGGTGGCGCGCGGCGGCGTGCTGCGCGAGGGCCTGGGCTTCGACCGCTGCCAGGTGGCCGTGGTCACCAACGTCGGCATGGGCGACCACCTGGGCCTGAACTACATCACCACGGTGGAAGACCTGGCGGTGCTCAAGCGCGTGATCGTGCAGAACGTGGCGCCGCAAGGCTGGGCCGTGCTCAACGCGGCCGACCCCATCGTGGCCGGCATGGCCGCGAGCTGCCCGGGGCAGGTCATCTTCTTCGGCGGCGACCGCCACAACGGCGTGCTGGCCGCGCACCGCGCGCAGAACCGGCGCGTGGTCTACCTGGACGGCGACACCCTGGTGGCCGCCGAGGGCTCGTGGCGCGAGCGCGTGGCGCTGCGCGACGTGCCGATCACGCGCGGCGGCACCATCGGCTTCCAGATCGAGAACGTGATGGCCGCGGTGGCGGCCGCCTGGGCCGTGGGGCTGAACTGGGACACGCTGCGCCACGGCCTGGCCAGCTTCGTCAACGACAGCAGCAACGCGCCCGGCCGCTTCAACGTGATGGACTACCGCGGCGCCACCGTGATCGCCGACTACGGCCACAACCCCGACGCCATGCACGCGCTGGTGGCCGCCGTGAACGCCATGCCCTCGCGCCGGCGCAGCGTGGTCATCAGCGGCGCGGGCGACCGCCGCGACAGCGACATCCGCGACCAGACCGTGATCCTCGGCGAAGCCTTCGACGACGTCCTCCTCTACCAGGACGCGGCCCAGCGCGGCCGCGCCGACGGCGAGGTGATGGGCCTGCTGCGCGAGGGCCTGGCCCAGGCGAGCCGCACGCGCCACATCGAGGAGATCCATGGCGAGTTCCTGGCCATCGACACCGCGCTGGCGCGCCTGCAGCCGGGCGACCTGTGCCTGATCCTGGTGGACCAGGTGGAAGAGGCGCTGGCGCACCTGGCGCGCCGCGTGGCCGAAGCGCCGATCGCGGCCTGA